Within Salmo trutta chromosome 30, fSalTru1.1, whole genome shotgun sequence, the genomic segment AAATCAAGCAGAGACAAGGGCATATAAATAGAATTCATAGGGCAGTCACCTACAGCAAAAGCAACAGTTGGGTGGtgcatttaaatgttttctttctctttcttgctTCACCTACACAAAAATGCATGATATTCAATGTGCTCCATTTCTATGACCGTGGCCAATGAAGTTGATAGAGGTTGCCACTAACTGTTGAATCCAGggtaaaatatatgttttatccTCCTGacttaaaggttaaggttaggatttgcgGTTAAGGAATCgaattgtagatatgtggttACGGGTAACTTCTACCTCGGCCTCGGCAGTGGTGGTGCTGTGAGGaaccttcctccctgtctcaaaGGAAGCTGTCTTCACCAGAAACGTAGGAGAAGCCATTGAATGCGTTAGAGCTGCTGGTGCCGGCGTTGAGCTCAGGGGTGCAGCCCACTGAGTTAGGCACCATCTCTCTGGTGAACTCTGGGTCTATGTGCTGTGTGTCCGCTGGCCCTTtctaaaggagaagagagaggggacttGTTAGGAAATAGAGGGGAGTCCTAGAGAAAAGAGGTAAGAGTGAAAGTTACAAAGATGAGGTAGTGAAAGAAAGTTTTAGAAAAAAAGCAGTGAAGTTTGAAGTTATAGAAGATGGTAAGAAACAGCTGGCAGCACAAACAACTCACCACATTGGGGTTGTATGGAGGAGTGATTCTCTTGTGGTACAGGTCATCCCAGTTAATCGGGGAGAAGAACACATGGTTCTTTATTTGTAGCTGTAAAAAAATGGATGATATAAGATATGACCAGTGTATAACTCACTCAAAATATGTGAAACACTGTAAACGGCAATGGCATAGTGTGCTTCAGAAATGTGGTGGAAAAagaacccaattgtcatacttgagtaaaagtaaagataacttaataaaatgacaagtaaaagtgaaagtcaccctgtaaaatactacttgagtaaaagtctataagtatttggttttacatatactgaagtatcaatatcaaaagtataaatcatttcacattcattatattaagtaaaccagaTGACACCGTTTTCTTATATTTAAAATTTACAGCTAGCCAGGAGAACACACCAACACTAAAACATTTACAAATGacgcatgtgtgtttagtgagtccgccagatcagcagcagtaaggatgaccaggggtgttctcttgataagtgcgtgaattggaccgtttccctgtcctgctaagcattcaaaatgtaacaagtatttTTTGGGTGTCagcgaaaatgtatggagtaaaaagtacattttgggggggaatgtagtgaagtaaaagtaaaagttgtcagaaatataaatagttaagtacagatatcccaaaaaacaacttatGTAGTGCCTTAAAGTAGTTttccttaagtactttacaccactgcagaaATAgcgtatagtggactacttttgatcagagcccacGTAGGGCTagaaagggaataaggtgccatggTCCATGGACACGGTCCAGTCAGTGACTCACAAAGTCAGCGATGGCTCCCAACCTGCGGTGCTGGTCTTTCTGCAGGAGGCCCTGGAGTAGACTACAGACAGCGCCTGACTTCCCTGGGGGCAGCGGCAGAGGCTTGTGTAGGATGCCATCGTACATTTCAGACACGTCCCGGCTGTAGAATGGGGGCTAGAAAACCAGAAATGGGTGAGTAGAGCAGAGAACAGACacagtactgtagcagccagCTACTCCAGAAGCATTTCCTGAAGTTGGTAACATAATTGTCTTGGACATTTTCTGCACGTGTAAACAATATTTGGGTTGGCCTTAGATTGCGCTAATTACAGTGGCTATATAAGATTGAAAAACTTACAAGACTATAGATCATCTCATAGAGCACAGCTCCCAGACACCACCAGTCCACTGTGCGGTCATAGGGCTCCTTACGCAGAACCTCAGGGGCCAAAtactacagagacagagagagttaaatAAACATATATACtgtcccttcagaaagtattcagaccacttgactttttccacatgttgttgtgttacagcctgaatataaaattgattaaatgtagattttgttttattgatctacacacaatactccataatgtcaaagtgaaattatgtttttagaaatgtttagaaatgaattaaaaatgacaAGCTGAAACGTCTTCAGTCAATacgtattcaacccttttgttatggcaagcctaaataacttcagcagtaaaaatgtgcttaacaagtcacataataagttgcatggactcactctgagtgcaataatagtgttaaacatgatttttgaatgactacttcatctctgtaccccacacatacaatgatctgtaaggtccctcagtcgagcaatgaatttcaagaacagattcaaccacaaagaccagggaggttttccaatgattcgcaaagaagggcacctattggtagatgggtaaaaaaaaaatataaatatacattgaatatcccttcgagcatggtgcagttattaattacactttgaatggtgtatcaacactcccagtcactgcaaagatacaaGCGCCCTTCCtatctcagttgccggagagaaaggaaaccgttcagggatttcacaGTGAGGCCaaaggtgattttaaaacagttaaaacagagtttaatggctgtgataggaggtaactgaggatggatcaacaacattgtagttactctacaatactaacataaataacagagtgaaaataaggaagcctgtacagaataaaaatattcccaaTAAGTCTCTAAAGTAATACTgacaaaaatgtggcaaagaaatgtactttctgTCCTGAAttgaaagtgttatgtttggtacaaatccaacacaacatattactgagtaccactcttcatattttagCATGGTGGTCGCTGCATCATGTCATTGGTATGCTTGCTAtaggcaaggactagggagtttttttaggataaaaataaatggaatggttgGTGAACTTGGTTCAGTCTCCTTTCCAACAGTCACTGGAATACAaatgcacctttcagcagaacatctacctaaaacacaaggccaaatatacactggagttgcttaccaagacacaTGTTtgtgagtggcctagttacagctttgacaaattggcttgaaaatctatggcaagacttgaaaatgtcggtctagcaatgatcaatagcaaacttgacagagcttgaatttcTTTTTAcagaataatatgcaaatattgtacaatccaggctcttagagacttagccagaaagactcacagctgtaatcgctgccaaaggtgattctaacatgtattgactcaggggttgaatacttatctagtCAAGATATATTAGTAATTTATTTTCCAGGAATTGaaaacaaatgttagaatttttctttcactttgacattacagagtattttttCTAGATCGtagattaaaaaaattaaatgattttttttttatctcactttgtaacacaacaaaatgtggaaaaagttaagcggtgtgaatactttcttaaggcactgtatacagttgaagtcggaagtttacatacaccttagccaaatacatttaaactcagtttttcacaattcctgacatttaatcctagtaaaaattccctgtcttaggtaagttaggatcaccactttatgttaagaatgtgaaatgtcagaataagagtagagagaatgatttatttcagctttatttctttcatcacattcccagtgggtcagaagtttggctttgtgatggccactccaataccttgactttgttgtccttaagccattttaccacaactttggaattatgcttggggtcattgtccatttgaaagacccatttgcaaccaagctttaactaactgactgatgtcttgagatgttgcttcaatatatccacatagttttccttcctcatgatgccatctattttgtgaagtgcgccagtccctcctgcagcaaagcacccccacaacatgatgctgccacccacgtgcttcacggttaggatggtgttcttcggcttggaagcctccccctttttcctccaaacataacaatggtcattatggccaaacagttcaatttttgtttcatcagaccagaggacatttttccaaaaagtgtgatctttgtccccatgtgcagttgcaagccgtagtctggattttttatggcggttttggagcaatggcatcttccttgctcagcagcctttcatgttatgtcgatataggactcgttttactgtggatatagacactccagcatcttcacaaggtcctttgcttttgttctgggattgatttgcacttttttcgcaccaaagtacgttcatctctaggagacaaacgcatctccttcctgagcggtatgacggctgcatggtcccgtcgtgtttatacttgcgtactattgtttgtacagataaacgtggtaccttcaggcatttggaaattgctcctaaggatgaatcagacttgtggaggtctacaatttctatTCTGATGTCTTGGacgatttcttttgattttcccatgatgtcaagcaaagaggcactgagtttgaaggtaggccttgaaatacatccacaggtacacctctaattgactcaaatgatgtcaattagcctatcagaagcttctaaagccatgacatcattttctggaattttccaagctgtttataggcacagtcaacttagtgtatgtaaacttctgacccactggaattgtgatgcagtgaattataagtgaaataatctgtctgtaaacaatgttggaaaaattacttgtgtcatgcacaaagtagatgtcctaaccgacttgccaaaactatagtttgttaacaagaaatttgtggagtggttgaaaaacgagttttcatgactccaacctaagtgtatgtaaacttccgacttcaaatgtatagaACTACATGTGACTATTAGACATGCGTTATCTTTAACATATAATTGAGCACAGACACAATCTCAGGGCTAACCCTCACCTCAGGGGTTCCACAGAAAGTGGACGTGGTGGTCTCCGGCTCAACTCCCTCTTTACACAGCCCAAAGTCTGTAAGTACCACATGGCCCTGGAACACACGTTTTAAGCACCATCCCAATATTACAGGAACTTACAGACTGCCATATGATCCTGTATTGTGAACTCTTGAACCATCTTCTCTAAGATGAGAAGGAAGTGAGTTGAGATATTGTAAACAATCGAAGAACATTACATCCCCTTATGAGTCAACACTTACCTGAGAGTCTAAGAGAATATTCTCTGGCTTTAGATCTCTAAAtaagaacaaaaaaatatatttggtttCACTAAACCCCAATACTGTACATAATAATCTGTTGTTTCTACCTGACTATGTCCTTGTAAACTGTGTCTGACCTGTAAACGATGTTGAGGGAGTGAAGGTAGCCGATGGCACTGGCTACCTCAGCAGCATAGAACCGAGCCCTCGGCTCCAAGAAGCACCGCTCCCTCTGCAGGTGGAAGAAGAgctatgagagagagaaagaaatgttggagatagagggagaaaggagagagaaaacagtTATGACATGTTGTTTTAACTGTCACTACGCTTGACTCTGACGATGCATGTAATATTACTCCTGTTACATTATTAACTCATAATAACGCCGTGATACAGAGACTTTGGACTGAGCCAATGATTAAAGGGGAGTAATGTGTTTGTTGTCACTACACTGATTGAGCCAAGGGCTTGAGGCTATGCCACACTGCATTGCTGCTTCTGTGCTGTCAATAGCCTGGCAGCTTTAATATAAATAAAGGATTACTTATTGGGAACATTGCTACAGTCCACTCCTTTTATCATTTGCCATATCCAAACAGCCATATGAAACCTGAGAAACAAGACCCAGGgccattagctagctacctctcccCCGTTGACATAGTCGAGGACAAAGTAGAGCTTCTCTGGGGTCTGGAAGGAGTAGTGGAGGCCCACCAGGAAAGGATGCTTCAGGCTCTTCAGCAGCACGTTCCTCTCTGCCATGATGTTCTTTTGCTGGAGGACACAAAGCAGCATTGAACCAGCGGACACGAGGCAGAAGGCAGGACACAGCAGAATACAGGCCTCTGTCACCACCACTGCTTCGGCCCCAAGCACAAGACAAGAGacgatatacagagagagagagagaggggcatagAACACCTCTTTCCTACAAGGTCCTCAATGTTATTTATGCTGCTGAAAGTCCAGCCACCTACACACTTCTGACTAGTGTTCTCCACTTTAGCTATGGCCCTGCTTTCCAAGGCAGGCAACAGGCTCTCAGTATATAAAGTAAGTTGGCTTCATTGAGGTAACACTTCACTTGAGGAGGGAGTCATTCTTTTTACAGGACTGGGTAGTCTGTCAGACAGCTGTAACGTGTGTCTGTAAATAGCTCAGAAAGTCCAAGATTAATTTGCTGATTGTTATAACTATCAAGTGATGCAAAACTCAGGAAATATAACAGTACTGAATAtggtaatgtacagtatgtatgaaaCACAAAACAGAGACTGGGGGCTGTAAAATCTGTCTGTTGGAGTACAAAGGACAGAACACACTTCAGATTAGATTAGATGTTATCTTAGAAACACAATACAGATTTAGGCTAAACCAGTTCTGCTACACAATGAAAATCATACACACATTGAATATATACTGACATGAAGGGTTTTGCTAGTGTAATTGAGTTGACCTTTAAAACAGAAACCAAATAAACTATCTGCGAGTTTGTTGTGATAATGAATAACAAAATTAAAAGTTTATAGACCAACCTCCTTTTTCTTCAGGATTACTTTCTTCTGTAGAACTTTCACAGCATAGAATTTATTGTCAGCTTTGAGCTTGGCGAGCAGGACCTGGATGTAAGGTGGTTGTCAGGACATTTCTGATTGTTTCCTCAAAACGTCAACTCCGAATATGACACTCTCTTATCATAACCCTATCTTAAAAATAGAAGGGCAATGAGTACACACATAATATATTTTATTATCTGTCAcacaaaatatagaaaaaaagTAATTGACACAATGAAAAAGAACTGTGACTGGACTGGAATAATTAAAAATGGCTGCTCATCCTGAGTACAATTTGTGAAAAACTATCctcattcattgtttcattgtttGGTTTTGGCCTTTTCATCAAGGTAACCTTAACAGTCATGCATAGACTAAGTTAATCATTGATGAAGGCATGCAGCCTTTTATCAGGCAAACAGCAGTCTTACCTTCCCAAAGGTCCCTTTTCCAATAACAGCCAAAAAGTCAAAGTCAGTGGGCTTGGCACTGAAACAAGACAGGAATGATGATACAGATATTTGTGTCATATGGATGGACATAACACCTATCGTAACAGGTTATGGCAGAGACAACCGTCTCGCAACATGACTGGTATGATCCatgaaataacatttttaatCAAGCCTCAAAAACACATGTACAgcaatgtacactgagtgtacaaaacattaagaacactttcctaatatttagCACCTCCctctctacaaggtgttgaaaacattccacagggatgctggcccaagttgactccaatgcttcccacagttgtcaagttggctggatgtcctttgggtagtggaccattcttgatctatacgggaaactgttgagcgtgaaaaacccagcagcgttgcagttcttcacacaaaccTGGTGCGCCTGTCACCAACTACCATACCcggttcaaaggcatttaaatattttgtcttgcccattcaccctctgaatggcacacatacacaatccatgtcgcaactatctcaaggcttaaaaatctttctttatcctgtctcttccccttcatctacactgattgaagtggatttaacaagtgacatcaataagggatcaaagctttcacctggattcaccaggtcagtctatgtcatggaaagagaaggtgtttttaatgttttttacactcagtgtatgttgtgGTTGCAATGTATGAATATGACATCAGGACCACAATTCCATTGGTAAAGGGTTGCCAGATGTCAGTTCTACATGGCATTGTGGATCATTGAAACCCATGACTTttaatactgtacatactgtggGTTTGCTGAAGGTCCCAGGTTGACCTCACTGAGAGTGGAGGATGGTGATCTAAGCTAGATGACACATAGAAAAAAATGAATGATGGAGCAAAGCGGTGTAAACAACCAGTAACCAAAACTAAAATTAAATCCTTAATTGACTGCATTTGCACAACGGCCTGGTTGTCCGTGGTTGGACACCACACCACAGAAACACTCACTGGATTAGAATTTGCCATGGTCTTGGTCCATTCCGTGCTCACCGGGGTGCCTACATCAGTGTTTCATAGACCTGTCATTGAAAAAAGGACACAATAGGAACATCATGACATGATAGCACCCCCATCTGTGTGACGCTACTGCTGGTCCCCCTATGCCAGTCTGACCCTGAAAAACTGGTCGTTCTGGTTTGAAACCCAACACAGGCACAACGAAGGACATTTGGTGTTTTGAAGAGTTCATATCAGTGGACACGTTTACATGGTAAATATTATTTTGCCATTCCCACGTCCACAAATGTGCAGAAGATGGCTTAGGTCATGATTCAAACCAATTCAAACCTCCCCCACACAGTCACTTGCCAAGAATGGATGAATGTTTTGAAATGTTCCTTCCTTGATCTTGGGAAATGTTTAACCTTTAGGTCTACTGAATAAATACAGTAACCTCTACTTTAACTAAATACAATCTTGTGGATCAGTCATATGTCATCAAGAGTAGATTGTATTTTGCTACAGTACAGGTGTGAAAAGTTAGAAACTCATTTGAAGGTTGATAACTATTTACAGTCAAGTGCATTACCCATCTAATCAGAGGTATGGAATTATTATAGGCATTATATTCTCAAATTACACCATTGTTGTGAAATACATCCAAATGGGGTGCAAACAAACTATTCAAAATTCAGCAGAC encodes:
- the sgk2a gene encoding serine/threonine-protein kinase Sgk2 — translated: MANSNPLRSPSSTLSEVNLGPSANPHAKPTDFDFLAVIGKGTFGKVLLAKLKADNKFYAVKVLQKKVILKKKEQKNIMAERNVLLKSLKHPFLVGLHYSFQTPEKLYFVLDYVNGGELFFHLQRERCFLEPRARFYAAEVASAIGYLHSLNIVYRDLKPENILLDSQGHVVLTDFGLCKEGVEPETTTSTFCGTPEYLAPEVLRKEPYDRTVDWWCLGAVLYEMIYSLPPFYSRDVSEMYDGILHKPLPLPPGKSGAVCSLLQGLLQKDQHRRLGAIADFLQIKNHVFFSPINWDDLYHKRITPPYNPNVKGPADTQHIDPEFTREMVPNSVGCTPELNAGTSSSNAFNGFSYVSGEDSFL